The nucleotide window TCAGTTTGTAGGAGCCTTTTACATATCCGCTTACCTCACTACCTTCGAGGCTGAGCACCTTCATATTATCCTGCATATGGGTGGCTATGGTAAGGGAGTCGAATTCCAGGCGTTTACCGTCTTTGAATACAGATACTTCGTGCATGCGGGCGGTGCCATCGAAGTTGTCGATGTTGCTGCCGGCGAAGTTCAGGTCCAGTTTGGCCTGCAGGGTGATGGTGTCTTCTGTGAGATGAAGTGCTTTCAGATCACCTTTACGGATATCGGAATGGAAATGGAATAAGGGCAATGCTTCATTAAAGTCGATGGTCCCGGCGAAGTCCATGTCCAGATTAGGATCGTTGGCGGTAAGTGAACCGTTGAAGAATTTGCGGCTCATCTCACCATTGGTTTTGATATTCCTATAGGTGTAGCCAAAGAGGCTGATGGCCTGTACATCTGCGTCTACGCTGGCTTTCAGTGTTTTGAAGTTAAAGCCGGCCCCGTTTACTTTGGCATTCAGGGAGATGGTAGACAGGTTATCGTTATTAATGAGGGAACCGATATTGAAATTGGTAGCGGTGAGGCTACCGGAATATACGGGCACATCGCGGCTGGTTTTGAAGTTCAGGTCGGAGCTGAGCTGGCCAAGATTGGTCTGGAACTGTCCATAGGCCACGAAGTCGTTGATAAAGCCGGTATAGCTGCCCTGGAAGCGGATGGAGCTCAAGCGGTCCATCCGGATGGTATTCACTTCTTTTACGATGGGCATGATCAGCATTACATCAGCGCCGGTGGTCACCAGTTCATCGGTATGAAAATCGATAAAGGTTTCGTAGATATCAGGAAGGCCGCGCATTTCCAGACTACCTTTGAGGCGTGTGGTGGCACCGGCTTCCAGCTCTATCTCAGAGGCTTTCAGATTGCTGACAGGGCCTCTTGCCTTTCCGGTAAGTGTAATTTCTTTTTTCCAGGAAGATAAGGGAGGCGCAAAAAAAGCGATATCGTCGGAAGACAGTTTACAGTTTTTAAAGCGGGCCTGCATATACACATCATCGATATAGTTATTCATATCGTTGATGTCTGAATACTGCATCGTATAGTAGTCGCCGATATGGCTACGGTTTGTTTGCAGGTCCAGCCGGGAGAACTCCATTTCCACGGGCGACATTTTGAAACGGCTGGTGAGTTTTTTGACTTCAAATCCGCAACGTTCTTTGGTGCTGAGGGTGAGGTCGCCGATAATACTGTCTTTTACCAGGCTGGTATTGGTGAGGGAGAGGTTGATCTCTCCGAAGCGGATATGGTTGGGTGCAAAATATCCTTCCTCTACTTTAGCGGTATCATCGGGGAGGTCTACGCCCAGCAGGCCGTTTTTGATATGGAGTTCTTTGATCAGCAGTTTCCAGTTGGCGTTATTCCAGCGCAGCTCGTGGGAGGTGGTGGTATCGGCTGGGGCTGCGGTATGTGGCCGTTTGTGCCGGAGCGGGGAGGAGGAATAGTTGCTCACAACAAAGGAGGGTTGGTCCAGCAGCAGCTCCTGTATATCGATATTATGTTTCTGAAGGTCGAGGTTTTTAGCATCGAGGAAGATGCGTTTGGCGTAGCCGCGCATATCTTCTCCCACCCAGGCATCAATCTGATTAAGACGAATATTTCGGAGATCAATTTTTTTAAGGTCGAGGGAAATGCCCTGGGAAGTTTTTTTGGGAGGAGGTGGAGTGGTAGGGCCGGAGAGCGCATCTACCAGGAACTGATAGTTCCAGACAGAGTCGTTGCGTGGCCGCAGCAGGTTGACCTGCGCATCTTCGAGTCCAATAAACTTGAGTACTGGTTTGTCCTGAAAAAAGAACCAGTCGGTGATGCGCACTTGTAATTTACCCGCGTACAGGAGAGTGTCTTTGTGCTGATCTTCGATGAGTGCTCCTTCCAGCTGCAGGCTGTTGAACAGCCGCAGCGTGACGCGGTTTATCTCGACACGTGTTTTGAGCTGATGGGACAACCGGTCGGTAACCTCATGTACAAGCATATTCTGTACAGCAGGGATATTCACCAGTACTCCCACCAAAACGATCAGGCCTAACAAACACAAAAATATAATAGTTAGTATTTTCCGAACTTTTTTCAGGCGGCAACGTTTATCCGGCAAAAATAATAACTATTTAGGGATTTCCTGATTTCTCGTTTTGCAGGAGATGAAATCCCTGTATATTAATTGACAGCTTCTACTTTATACCCCTGCTTGCGAAGCAATGATATCAACCCTTTGTTCCCCGCGAGATGGGCGGCGCCTACTGCTACAAAGAGGGAACCTTTTTTCATCAGCTGTTCTATCCGTGGCACCCAGGCCGCATTACGCTGAAAAAGCATCAGGTTCTGGTAGTCTTTCAGGTCCGGAGACTGTATCACCAGTTGGTAAAGTTTGTCGAGGTCCTGTTGTTTCCAGATGTTCGTTAGTTCATGTGCTTCTTTATCGTTTGCTTTGATATCTCTGAGAATATGCATGATCATGGCTGCTTCCGCGGTATCAGGGATACTGTCGAACAATGCCATCTGAGATTCCACTGTTTCGAGCGTAGCGATAGGCTTTTTCTGGTTTATGGCCATAGCCGCCAGTACCCGGTCCGGGGAGGCAATATCCTCGTCGTTGCAGGGAATTTGTTTGGCCAGCAGCAGGGTGGTGAGCATAAAAGGTTTGGCTTTGTCCAGGCTGGCCAGATTGAACTGCAGGGAATCCAGGAAATAGCGGTTCAGCGTTGCATAGTCAGTGGAGTCAAACAGTTGCCGAAGGGAATAATTAGCATCTGTATGCATGATCAATGCCCTCATGTTATCATGATCGTCGTTGTTCATCAGGTCTATCTCCATACACATGGACTGGGCATTCTGCAAAGCGGTGGTTACGGCGGGTGCAAATGACAGTTCGTTTTTACAGATCATGTGCACGGTGCCAAAAAGATAAGAGGGGGTAGTAAGTCCTTTGCCGGATACTTTCCAGAGTAATGATTTGCCTTGGGCATTACCGCTTATCTGGAATATAAATACCAGAAGCAGGGGGCTAATTGTTCGGATGATACGTAACATGTGGTAACCATTTTTATGTTAATAACCATATTCTTTCAGGAATTGGTAAAGGGTTATGATATCCTGCTGGGTATGCAGGGCGGATATGATTGCCCTGTTGACCGGTCTGCTATGAGGGAACGGGTAAGGGAAACTGGAAATGATAACATCTCTCTCGGCCAGATAGTTTAGTAAAGGTGGTTGGTCTTCTGGCTGAGGCAGTATGAACATAGGCAGCCCGTGTGGATTGTGGATGGTTGTATTAGCAGAGAGATGAAGGAAAAAAGCGATATTCTGTTCCAGGAGATGGCGTTGTTGTTGTATGAGCGGCGCTGTCTGCAGCCAGGTGTGGGCGCTGGCGGGCATCATGGAGGTACTGCCGGTAAAGAAACCGGTTCTTTTTAAAGCAGCGATGTCAGCGGCACTGCCGGCAATAACGCCACCTTCAATACTGTAGGCTTTGGCAAGAGAGGCAGTGATGAGATATTGGACATGGTCGGTGCCAGGGAGGAAATGAATGCTGCCCTGCCCTCTGGGGCCGAGGATGCCGATCCCATGG belongs to Chitinophaga sp. HK235 and includes:
- a CDS encoding TraB/GumN family protein; the protein is MLRIIRTISPLLLVFIFQISGNAQGKSLLWKVSGKGLTTPSYLFGTVHMICKNELSFAPAVTTALQNAQSMCMEIDLMNNDDHDNMRALIMHTDANYSLRQLFDSTDYATLNRYFLDSLQFNLASLDKAKPFMLTTLLLAKQIPCNDEDIASPDRVLAAMAINQKKPIATLETVESQMALFDSIPDTAEAAMIMHILRDIKANDKEAHELTNIWKQQDLDKLYQLVIQSPDLKDYQNLMLFQRNAAWVPRIEQLMKKGSLFVAVGAAHLAGNKGLISLLRKQGYKVEAVN